In the Phaseolus vulgaris cultivar G19833 chromosome 7, P. vulgaris v2.0, whole genome shotgun sequence genome, one interval contains:
- the LOC137828633 gene encoding ABC transporter C family member 10-like isoform X1, with protein sequence MTVFWGVFCGESGCSEAGRMPCIYDFRLLIDPSTCVNHLLISCSDVLLLIMLVFIMIQKSTLKPSRGIIQVQRYSYLQTVSSVVNGVIGLVHLCLGVWVLEEKLRKTQTVLPFDWWLLEIFHGLTWLLVSLMLSLKLKQLPRRWSRLYSIIIFLISGIFCASSLFYAISSRELSLIIASDILSFLGAMLLLLCTHKESSYGDTNGETDESLCALLNGQSNKKESIAYVTPFAKAGFFNRMSFWWLNPLMKMGKEKTLQDEDIPGLREEDRAESCYSLFLDQLNRKIQKDPSSQPSVLRIILLCHWREILVSGFFAMLKVLAVSSGPLLLNSFILIAEGNESFKYEGLVLAISLFFAKSIESLSQRQWYFRCRLIGLKVRSLLTAAIYRKQLRLSNSARLMHSGGEMMNYVTVDAYRIGEFPYWFHQTWTTSFQLCISLVILFRAVGLATVASLVVIVITVLCNTPLAKLQHKFQSKLMVAQDERLKAYSEALVNMKVLKLYAWETNFRNAIERLRNEELKWLYGVQIRKAYNTFLFWSSPVLISAASFGACYFLNIPLHANNVFTFVATLRLVQDPIRTIPDVIGVVIQAKVAFTRIVKFLEAPELQSVNVTKRCLDDNMRGSITIKSADFSCEDSASEPTLRNINLEVRPGQKVAICGEVGSGKSTLLAAILREVSMTRGELEVHGKFAYVSQTAWIQSGTIRENILFGADMDAEKYQVTLHRSSLLKDLELFPHGDLTEIGERGVNLSGGQKQRIQLARALYQNADIYLLDDPFSAVDAHTATNLFNEYIMEGLAGKTVLLVTHQVDFLPAFDSVLLMSDGKIIEAAPYHHLLSSSQEFQNLVNAHKEIAGSDRHVDVTSSQKHSNNSRDIRKSSMEKHYEASKGDQLIKQEEREKGDHGFKPYIQYLNQNKGYIFFSLAVFSQITFVIGQVLQNSWMAAGVDNPRVSSLKLIVVYLLIGVTSAMFLLIRSLSTVALSLQSSKSLFLELLNSLFRAPMSFYDSTPLGRILSRVSSDLNIVDLDVAFGLMFTVGATSNCCANLTVLAVVTWQVLFVSIPMIYFAIRLQNYYFASAKELMRMNGTTKSFVANHLAESVAGAVTIRAFEEEDRFFKKNLDLIDVNASPYFHSFAANEWLIQRLETVSAVVLASAALCMVVLPPGSFSSGFIGMALSYGLSLNMSLVFSIQNQCNIANYIISVERLNQYMHIPSEAPEVIEGNRPPANWPVAGRVQINELQLRYRPDAPLVLRGITCTFEGGHKIGIVGRTGSGKSTLIGALFRLVEPAGGKIVVDGIDISSIGLHDLRSRFGIIPQDPTLFNGTVRYNLDPLSHHSDQEIWEVLGKCQLQEAVQEKEEGLGLDSSVVEAGANWSMGQRQLFCLGRALLRRSRILVLDEATASIDNATDLILQKTIRTEFADSTVITVAHRIPTVMDCTKVLAISDGKLVEYDDPMNLIKREGSLFGNLVKEYWSHFQSAESQ encoded by the exons ATGACGGTTTTTTGGGGCGTGTTTTGTGGGGAGTCTGGTTGTTCGGAGGCGGGAAGAATGCCTTGCATTTATGACTTTAGACTTCTCATCGATCCTTCTACTTGTGTCAACCATTTGTTGATCTCTTGCTCTGATGTGTTGTTACTTATCATGCTTGTATTCATTATGATCCAGAAGTCAACATTAAAACCATCTCGGGGTATAATACAGGTGCAAAGATATTCATATTTGCAGACAGTTTCATCCGTAGTTAATGGTGTTATTGGGTTGGTGCACTTGTGCTTAGGCGTTTGGGTTTTAGAGGAAAAGTTGAGGAAAACCCAAACTGTGTTGCCTTTTGATTGGTGGTTGCTAGAAATCTTTCACGGTTTAACGTGGTTGTTAGTGAGTTTAATGTTAAGTCTTAAGTTGAAACAACTTCCAAGAAGATGGTCGAGGCTTTATTCTATTATAATATTCTTGATTTCTGGTATTTTCTGTGCGTCATCATTGTTTTATGCAATTAGTAGCAGAGAACTGTCCCTTATTATAGCTTCAGATATTCTATCTTTTCTGGGGGCGATGTTATTGTTATTATGCACGCATAAGGAATCCAGTTATGGAGACACTAACGGAGAAACTGATGAAAGTCTTTGTGCCCTCTTAAATGGTCAGTCtaataaaaaagaatctattgcATATGTAACACCATTTGCCAAAGCGGGATTCTTCAATAGAATGTCGTTTTGGTGGTTGAATCCATTGATGAAAATGGGTAAAGAGAAAACACTTCAGGATGAAGACATTCCAGGGTTACGGGAGGAAGATCGAGCAGAAAGTTGTTATTCTCTATTTCTCGACCAACTGaacagaaaaatacaaaaggatCCATCCTCGCAACCATCAGTTTTGAGGATAATACTTTTATGTCATTGGAGAGAAATTTTAGTATCAGGATTCTTTGCAATGCTTAAGGTACTTGCAGTGTCTTCAGGACCTCTTCTTTTGAATTCTTTTATATTGATTGCTGAGGGTAATGAGAGTTTCAAATATGAAGGTCTTGTGTTGGCAATATCACTTTTTTTTGCAAAATCCATTGAATCCCTTTCTCAAAGGCAATGGTATTTCCGCTGCAGACTTATTGGTCTGAAAGTTAGGTCACTGCTAACTGCAGCCATTTATAGAAAGCAATTGAGATTATCCAATTCTGCTAGACTGATGCACTCTGGTGGTGAGATGATGAATTATGTCACTGTGGATGCTTATAGAATTGGTGAATTTCCCTATTGGTTTCACCAGACTTGGACAACTAGCTTCCAGCTATGTATCTCATTAGTAATACTTTTTCGTGCTGTTGGGTTGGCAACAGTTGCCTCCTTGGTGGTGATAGTAATCACTGTTCTTTGCAATACTCCACTTGCAAAGTTACAACACAAGTTTCAAAGCAAACTTATGGTTGCACAAGATGAGAGATTGAAGGCTTATTCCGAGGCTCTTGTGAATATGAAGGTGTTGAAGTTGTATGCATgggaaaccaattttagaaatgctATAGAGAGATtaaggaatgaggagctcaaaTGGTTGTATGGAGTGCAAATAAGAAAGGCATACAACACCTTTCTCTTTTGGTCCAGCCCTGTTCTGATCTCTGCTGCTTCCTTTGGGGCATGTTACTTTCTTAATATTCCTTTGCATGCAAATAATGTTTTCACTTTTGTGGCTACTTTGCGCCTTGTTCAAGATCCAATTAGAACCATCCCTGATGTTATTGGGGTGGTCATTCAAGCAAAAGTTGCGTTTACTCGGATTGTAAAATTTCTGGAGGCACCTGAACTGCAGAGTGTAAATGTCACAAAAAGGTGTCTCGATGACAATATGAGGGGTTCAATAACAATCAAGTCTGCCGACTTTTCATGCGAAGATAGTGCATCAGAGCCAACACTTAGAAACATAAATTTGGAGGTTAGACCAGGGCAAAAGGTGGCTATTTGTGGAGAGGTTGGCTCAGGCAAATCAACTCTCTTAGCAGCGATCCTCAGAGAAGTTTCTATGACTCGAGGAGAA CTTGAAGTGCATGGGAAGTTTGCCTATGTTTCTCAAACAGCATGGATACAGTCAGGTACAATACGTGAGAATATATTGTTTGGGGCAGACATGGATGCTGAAAAATATCAAGTAACACTTCATAGGTCTTCACTATTGAAGGACCTGGAGTTGTTTCCCCATGGCGATCTCACTGAAATAGGAGAGAGAGGAGTTAACCTAAGTGGAGGTCAGAAGCAGCGAATTCAACTTGCACGTGCACTATATCAGAATGCTGATATATATCTCTTGGATGACCCATTCAGTGCTGTTGATGCACATACTGCAACAAATTTGTTTAAT GAATACATAATGGAAGGACTTGCTGGGAAAACAGTCTTGCTCGTGACTCATCAAGTTGACTTCCTTCCAGCATTTGATTCTGTTTTG TTGATGTCAGATGGGAAAATTATAGAAGCTGCTCCGTATCATCATTTGTTGAGCTCAAGCCAAGAATTTCAGAACCTTGTGAATGCCCACAAAGAGATTGCTGGTTCTGACCGGCATGTGGATGTCACTTCTTCCCAGAAGCATTCAAATAATTCTAGGGATATTAGAAAATCATCTATGGAGAAACATTATGAAGCATCAAAAGGTGATCAATTGATAAAgcaagaagagagagaaaagggaGACCATGGTTTCAAACCGTATATACAGTATCTGAATCAGAACAAAGGATATATATTCTTCTCTTTGGCTGTTTTTTCTCAAATAACGTTTGTGATTGGCCAAGTATTACAAAACTCATGGATGGCCGCTGGTGTTGACAACCCTCGAGTCAGCTCTTTGAAATTGATTGTCGTTTACTTGTTGATTGGAGTTACTTCAGCAATGTTCTTGTTGATTAGAAGTCTTTCTACAGTCGCTTTGAGCCTTCAATCATCAAAGTCATTATTTTTAGAGCTACTAAACTCCCTTTTTCGTGCCCCCATGTCATTTTATGACTCCACTCCTCTAGGACGGATACTAAGTAGA GTCTCCTCAGATCTCAACATTGTGGACCTTGATGTTGCATTCGGCTTGATGTTTACTGTGGGAGCTACTTCAAATTGTTGTGCTAATCTTACAGTTTTAGCAGTTGTTACTTGGCAAGTCTTGTTTGTCTCAATCCCAATGATTTATTTTGCTATCCGCTTGCAG AATTATTACTTTGCTTCTGCGAAAGAACTGATGCGGATGAATGGCACCACAAAATCCTTTGTAGCTAACCATCTTGCTGAATCTGTTGCTGGAGCTGTGACAATAAGGGCTTTTGAGGAGGAAGATcgtttttttaagaaaaatcttGATCTAATTGATGTCAATGCTAGTCCTTACTTCCATAGTTTTGCAGCAAATGAGTGGTTGATTCAACGTTTAGAAACAGTCAGTGCTGTTGTTCTTGCATCTGCTGCACTTTGCATGGTCGTACTTCCACCTGGAAGTTTCTCCTCTG GATTTATTGGCATGGCTCTATCTTATGGCCTTTCACTTAACATGTCCTTGgtattttcaattcaaaatcaATGCAATATAGCAAACTATATAATATCAGTGGAGAGGCTAAATCAGTATATGCATATACCAAGTGAGGCCCCAGAAGTTATAGAAGGAAATCGTCCTCCTGCGAATTGGCCGGTTGCTGGTCGAGTACAAATAAATGAATTGCAG TTACGTTACAGGCCTGATGCACCACTAGTACTGCGTGGGATCACATGCACATTTGAAGGAGGGCACAAGATTGGTATTGTTGGCAGAACAGGCAGTGGAAAGTCCACTCTTATAGGTGCCTTATTCCGTCTGGTAGAGCCAGCTGGTGGAAAAATAGTAGTTGATGGCATAGACATTTCTTCTATTGGACTTCATGACTTGAGATCACGCTTTGGTATCATACCTCAGGATCCTACTCTTTTCAATGGAACAGTCAGATACAATTTGGACCCCTTATCTCACCACTCTGATCAAGAGATATGGGAG GTTCTTGGGAAGTGTCAGTTGCAAGAGGCTGTGCAAGAGAAAGAAGAGGGGTTAGGATTAGACTCTTCAG TTGTTGAAGCTGGAGCAAACTGGAGCATGGGACAGCGACAACTATTTTGTTTAGGGCGTGCTCTTCTACGCAGAAGTCGCATATTGGTGCTTGATGAAGCAACTGCATCAATTGATAATGCAACTGATTTGATTTTGCAGAAAACCATTAGGACAGAGTTTGCAGATTCGACAGTTATCACGGTAGCTCACAGGATACCAACTGTGATGGATTGCACCAAGGTTCTTGCCATCAGTGATG GAAAACTGGTGGAGTATGATGATCCAATGAACTTGATAAAGAGAGAGGGATCACTGTTTGGGAATCTTGTCAAAGAATATTGGTCTCATTTTCAGTCTGCAGAATCTCAATGA
- the LOC137828634 gene encoding hevamine-A-like, translating to MGKSKNSRAFPLLLPLLFFTLVGASHGGGIAIYWGQNGNEGTLSEACATGRYTHVNIAFLNVFGNGQTPEMNLAGHCNPATNSCTKFSAEIKDCQSKNIKVLLSIGGGIGSYTLASVEDARNVSTFLWNTFLGGNSSTRPLGDAVLDGIDFDIEQGSTENYEHLARFLKEYSRVGKRVYLGAAPQCPIPDRFLGTALDTGLFDFVWVQFYNNPPCSYADGNITNLVNSWNRWTSTVPAGKIFLGLPAAPAAAGSGFIPADVLTSQILPVIKESPKYGGVMLWSRFFDVENGYSASIIGSV from the coding sequence ATGGGCAAGAGCAAAAACTCTCGTGCTTTTCCTCTTCTCCTTCCCCTCCTCTTCTTCACTCTTGTAGGAGCCTCTCATGGCGGTGGCATAGCCATCTACTGGGGCCAAAACGGCAACGAGGGTACCCTTTCGGAAGCATGTGCCACAGGGAGATACACTCACGTAAACATAGCTTTCCTCAACGTATTCGGCAATGGCCAAACCCCAGAAATGAACCTGGCTGGTCACTGCAACCCCGCAACCAATTCCTGCACAAAGTTCAGCGCTGAAATCAAGGACTGCCAGAGCAAAAACATCAAGGTGTTGCTTTCCATTGGTGGTGGCATTGGAAGCTACACTTTGGCTTCCGTTGAGGATGCAAGAAACGTTTCAACCTTCTTGTGGAACACTTTCTTGGGGGGCAACTCATCAACAAGACCACTAGGCGATGCCGTGTTAGATGGCATAGATTTCGACATAGAACAAGGCTCAACAGAAAACTATGAGCACCTTGCACGTTTCCTCAAAGAATATAGTAGGGTAGGGAAGAGGGTATACCTAGGTGCTGCCCCTCAGTGTCCAATTCCTGATAGGTTTTTGGGCACTGCCCTAGACACAGGCCTATTTGACTTTGTTTGGGTTCAGTTCTACAACAACCCTCCATGCTCCTACGCAGATGGGAACATAACTAACCTTGTGAATTCTTGGAACCGTTGGACCAGTACAGTGCCAGCAGGGAAGATATTCTTAGGGTTGCCGGCGGCTCCGGCAGCCGCTGGCAGCGGTTTCATCCCGGCCGATGTGTTAACGTCTCAAATCCTTCCGGTGATTAAGGAGTCGCCAAAATATGGTGGGGTGATGCTGTGGTCAAGATTCTTTGATGTTGAGAACGGGTATAGTGCTTCAATTATTGGAAGCGTGTGA
- the LOC137828633 gene encoding ABC transporter C family member 10-like isoform X2 — protein sequence MTVFWGVFCGESGCSEAGRMPCIYDFRLLIDPSTCVNHLLISCSDVLLLIMLVFIMIQKSTLKPSRGIIQVQRYSYLQTVSSVVNGVIGLVHLCLGVWVLEEKLRKTQTVLPFDWWLLEIFHGLTWLLVSLMLSLKLKQLPRRWSRLYSIIIFLISGIFCASSLFYAISSRELSLIIASDILSFLGAMLLLLCTHKESSYGDTNGETDESLCALLNGQSNKKESIAYVTPFAKAGFFNRMSFWWLNPLMKMGKEKTLQDEDIPGLREEDRAESCYSLFLDQLNRKIQKDPSSQPSVLRIILLCHWREILVSGFFAMLKVLAVSSGPLLLNSFILIAEGNESFKYEGLVLAISLFFAKSIESLSQRQWYFRCRLIGLKVRSLLTAAIYRKQLRLSNSARLMHSGGEMMNYVTVDAYRIGEFPYWFHQTWTTSFQLCISLVILFRAVGLATVASLVVIVITVLCNTPLAKLQHKFQSKLMVAQDERLKAYSEALVNMKVLKLYAWETNFRNAIERLRNEELKWLYGVQIRKAYNTFLFWSSPVLISAASFGACYFLNIPLHANNVFTFVATLRLVQDPIRTIPDVIGVVIQAKVAFTRIVKFLEAPELQSVNVTKRCLDDNMRGSITIKSADFSCEDSASEPTLRNINLEVRPGQKVAICGEVGSGKSTLLAAILREVSMTRGELEVHGKFAYVSQTAWIQSGTIRENILFGADMDAEKYQVTLHRSSLLKDLELFPHGDLTEIGERGVNLSGGQKQRIQLARALYQNADIYLLDDPFSAVDAHTATNLFNVMKISLLPVLHVLCLGVINFLLINGFSTGQEYIMEGLAGKTVLLVTHQVDFLPAFDSVLLMSDGKIIEAAPYHHLLSSSQEFQNLVNAHKEIAGSDRHVDVTSSQKHSNNSRDIRKSSMEKHYEASKGDQLIKQEEREKGDHGFKPYIQYLNQNKGYIFFSLAVFSQITFVIGQVLQNSWMAAGVDNPRVSSLKLIVVYLLIGVTSAMFLLIRSLSTVALSLQSSKSLFLELLNSLFRAPMSFYDSTPLGRILSRVSSDLNIVDLDVAFGLMFTVGATSNCCANLTVLAVVTWQVLFVSIPMIYFAIRLQNYYFASAKELMRMNGTTKSFVANHLAESVAGAVTIRAFEEEDRFFKKNLDLIDVNASPYFHSFAANEWLIQRLETVSAVVLASAALCMVVLPPGSFSSGFIGMALSYGLSLNMSLVFSIQNQCNIANYIISVERLNQYMHIPSEAPEVIEGNRPPANWPVAGRVQINELQLRYRPDAPLVLRGITCTFEGGHKIGIVGRTGSGKSTLIGALFRLVEPAGGKIVVDGIDISSIGLHDLRSRFGIIPQDPTLFNGTVRYNLDPLSHHSDQEIWEVLGKCQLQEAVQEKEEGLGLDSSVVEAGANWSMGQRQLFCLGRALLRRSRILVLDEATASIDNATDLILQKTIRTEFADSTVITVAHRIPTVMDCTKVLAISDGKLVEYDDPMNLIKREGSLFGNLVKEYWSHFQSAESQ from the exons ATGACGGTTTTTTGGGGCGTGTTTTGTGGGGAGTCTGGTTGTTCGGAGGCGGGAAGAATGCCTTGCATTTATGACTTTAGACTTCTCATCGATCCTTCTACTTGTGTCAACCATTTGTTGATCTCTTGCTCTGATGTGTTGTTACTTATCATGCTTGTATTCATTATGATCCAGAAGTCAACATTAAAACCATCTCGGGGTATAATACAGGTGCAAAGATATTCATATTTGCAGACAGTTTCATCCGTAGTTAATGGTGTTATTGGGTTGGTGCACTTGTGCTTAGGCGTTTGGGTTTTAGAGGAAAAGTTGAGGAAAACCCAAACTGTGTTGCCTTTTGATTGGTGGTTGCTAGAAATCTTTCACGGTTTAACGTGGTTGTTAGTGAGTTTAATGTTAAGTCTTAAGTTGAAACAACTTCCAAGAAGATGGTCGAGGCTTTATTCTATTATAATATTCTTGATTTCTGGTATTTTCTGTGCGTCATCATTGTTTTATGCAATTAGTAGCAGAGAACTGTCCCTTATTATAGCTTCAGATATTCTATCTTTTCTGGGGGCGATGTTATTGTTATTATGCACGCATAAGGAATCCAGTTATGGAGACACTAACGGAGAAACTGATGAAAGTCTTTGTGCCCTCTTAAATGGTCAGTCtaataaaaaagaatctattgcATATGTAACACCATTTGCCAAAGCGGGATTCTTCAATAGAATGTCGTTTTGGTGGTTGAATCCATTGATGAAAATGGGTAAAGAGAAAACACTTCAGGATGAAGACATTCCAGGGTTACGGGAGGAAGATCGAGCAGAAAGTTGTTATTCTCTATTTCTCGACCAACTGaacagaaaaatacaaaaggatCCATCCTCGCAACCATCAGTTTTGAGGATAATACTTTTATGTCATTGGAGAGAAATTTTAGTATCAGGATTCTTTGCAATGCTTAAGGTACTTGCAGTGTCTTCAGGACCTCTTCTTTTGAATTCTTTTATATTGATTGCTGAGGGTAATGAGAGTTTCAAATATGAAGGTCTTGTGTTGGCAATATCACTTTTTTTTGCAAAATCCATTGAATCCCTTTCTCAAAGGCAATGGTATTTCCGCTGCAGACTTATTGGTCTGAAAGTTAGGTCACTGCTAACTGCAGCCATTTATAGAAAGCAATTGAGATTATCCAATTCTGCTAGACTGATGCACTCTGGTGGTGAGATGATGAATTATGTCACTGTGGATGCTTATAGAATTGGTGAATTTCCCTATTGGTTTCACCAGACTTGGACAACTAGCTTCCAGCTATGTATCTCATTAGTAATACTTTTTCGTGCTGTTGGGTTGGCAACAGTTGCCTCCTTGGTGGTGATAGTAATCACTGTTCTTTGCAATACTCCACTTGCAAAGTTACAACACAAGTTTCAAAGCAAACTTATGGTTGCACAAGATGAGAGATTGAAGGCTTATTCCGAGGCTCTTGTGAATATGAAGGTGTTGAAGTTGTATGCATgggaaaccaattttagaaatgctATAGAGAGATtaaggaatgaggagctcaaaTGGTTGTATGGAGTGCAAATAAGAAAGGCATACAACACCTTTCTCTTTTGGTCCAGCCCTGTTCTGATCTCTGCTGCTTCCTTTGGGGCATGTTACTTTCTTAATATTCCTTTGCATGCAAATAATGTTTTCACTTTTGTGGCTACTTTGCGCCTTGTTCAAGATCCAATTAGAACCATCCCTGATGTTATTGGGGTGGTCATTCAAGCAAAAGTTGCGTTTACTCGGATTGTAAAATTTCTGGAGGCACCTGAACTGCAGAGTGTAAATGTCACAAAAAGGTGTCTCGATGACAATATGAGGGGTTCAATAACAATCAAGTCTGCCGACTTTTCATGCGAAGATAGTGCATCAGAGCCAACACTTAGAAACATAAATTTGGAGGTTAGACCAGGGCAAAAGGTGGCTATTTGTGGAGAGGTTGGCTCAGGCAAATCAACTCTCTTAGCAGCGATCCTCAGAGAAGTTTCTATGACTCGAGGAGAA CTTGAAGTGCATGGGAAGTTTGCCTATGTTTCTCAAACAGCATGGATACAGTCAGGTACAATACGTGAGAATATATTGTTTGGGGCAGACATGGATGCTGAAAAATATCAAGTAACACTTCATAGGTCTTCACTATTGAAGGACCTGGAGTTGTTTCCCCATGGCGATCTCACTGAAATAGGAGAGAGAGGAGTTAACCTAAGTGGAGGTCAGAAGCAGCGAATTCAACTTGCACGTGCACTATATCAGAATGCTGATATATATCTCTTGGATGACCCATTCAGTGCTGTTGATGCACATACTGCAACAAATTTGTTTAATGTAATGAAAATTTCTCTTCTTCCAGTACTACATGTGTTATGTCTTGGTGTTATTAACTTTTTACTGATAAATGGCTTTTCCACTGGACAGGAATACATAATGGAAGGACTTGCTGGGAAAACAGTCTTGCTCGTGACTCATCAAGTTGACTTCCTTCCAGCATTTGATTCTGTTTTG TTGATGTCAGATGGGAAAATTATAGAAGCTGCTCCGTATCATCATTTGTTGAGCTCAAGCCAAGAATTTCAGAACCTTGTGAATGCCCACAAAGAGATTGCTGGTTCTGACCGGCATGTGGATGTCACTTCTTCCCAGAAGCATTCAAATAATTCTAGGGATATTAGAAAATCATCTATGGAGAAACATTATGAAGCATCAAAAGGTGATCAATTGATAAAgcaagaagagagagaaaagggaGACCATGGTTTCAAACCGTATATACAGTATCTGAATCAGAACAAAGGATATATATTCTTCTCTTTGGCTGTTTTTTCTCAAATAACGTTTGTGATTGGCCAAGTATTACAAAACTCATGGATGGCCGCTGGTGTTGACAACCCTCGAGTCAGCTCTTTGAAATTGATTGTCGTTTACTTGTTGATTGGAGTTACTTCAGCAATGTTCTTGTTGATTAGAAGTCTTTCTACAGTCGCTTTGAGCCTTCAATCATCAAAGTCATTATTTTTAGAGCTACTAAACTCCCTTTTTCGTGCCCCCATGTCATTTTATGACTCCACTCCTCTAGGACGGATACTAAGTAGA GTCTCCTCAGATCTCAACATTGTGGACCTTGATGTTGCATTCGGCTTGATGTTTACTGTGGGAGCTACTTCAAATTGTTGTGCTAATCTTACAGTTTTAGCAGTTGTTACTTGGCAAGTCTTGTTTGTCTCAATCCCAATGATTTATTTTGCTATCCGCTTGCAG AATTATTACTTTGCTTCTGCGAAAGAACTGATGCGGATGAATGGCACCACAAAATCCTTTGTAGCTAACCATCTTGCTGAATCTGTTGCTGGAGCTGTGACAATAAGGGCTTTTGAGGAGGAAGATcgtttttttaagaaaaatcttGATCTAATTGATGTCAATGCTAGTCCTTACTTCCATAGTTTTGCAGCAAATGAGTGGTTGATTCAACGTTTAGAAACAGTCAGTGCTGTTGTTCTTGCATCTGCTGCACTTTGCATGGTCGTACTTCCACCTGGAAGTTTCTCCTCTG GATTTATTGGCATGGCTCTATCTTATGGCCTTTCACTTAACATGTCCTTGgtattttcaattcaaaatcaATGCAATATAGCAAACTATATAATATCAGTGGAGAGGCTAAATCAGTATATGCATATACCAAGTGAGGCCCCAGAAGTTATAGAAGGAAATCGTCCTCCTGCGAATTGGCCGGTTGCTGGTCGAGTACAAATAAATGAATTGCAG TTACGTTACAGGCCTGATGCACCACTAGTACTGCGTGGGATCACATGCACATTTGAAGGAGGGCACAAGATTGGTATTGTTGGCAGAACAGGCAGTGGAAAGTCCACTCTTATAGGTGCCTTATTCCGTCTGGTAGAGCCAGCTGGTGGAAAAATAGTAGTTGATGGCATAGACATTTCTTCTATTGGACTTCATGACTTGAGATCACGCTTTGGTATCATACCTCAGGATCCTACTCTTTTCAATGGAACAGTCAGATACAATTTGGACCCCTTATCTCACCACTCTGATCAAGAGATATGGGAG GTTCTTGGGAAGTGTCAGTTGCAAGAGGCTGTGCAAGAGAAAGAAGAGGGGTTAGGATTAGACTCTTCAG TTGTTGAAGCTGGAGCAAACTGGAGCATGGGACAGCGACAACTATTTTGTTTAGGGCGTGCTCTTCTACGCAGAAGTCGCATATTGGTGCTTGATGAAGCAACTGCATCAATTGATAATGCAACTGATTTGATTTTGCAGAAAACCATTAGGACAGAGTTTGCAGATTCGACAGTTATCACGGTAGCTCACAGGATACCAACTGTGATGGATTGCACCAAGGTTCTTGCCATCAGTGATG GAAAACTGGTGGAGTATGATGATCCAATGAACTTGATAAAGAGAGAGGGATCACTGTTTGGGAATCTTGTCAAAGAATATTGGTCTCATTTTCAGTCTGCAGAATCTCAATGA